One window of the Cryptomeria japonica chromosome 7, Sugi_1.0, whole genome shotgun sequence genome contains the following:
- the LOC131058446 gene encoding pentatricopeptide repeat-containing protein At3g12770-like has product MHSYFKLFQTCSNIKQLQQIHAHIIVRGLAENKILGSRLISAYGKRQSVDYARLVFDRIPKESVFLWNSMITGYSKNGFWDKTLELFCQMQNEQEADHFTFACVLKACAAISALQKGREVHVRAITCGLESHLFTANALITMYAKCRRVEDARKLFDKMCPSERDTVSWNSMVGGYVQNGKGIKALELYIQMKTRIEPDAVIFISLLPIFSDVNKGKEIHACILSSGLHLNLQVGNALVAMYAKCGIIECALKVFDGMIEKDVVSWTAMITGYVQNGQSGEALKLFHKMQLAGFKPNAVTIINVLPACTALVALQQGKEVHNSVIRNGFELDVFVVSTLIDMYAKCGSLKIALHLFNTMAHKDPALWTAMISSYSINGCADEAIMLFDRMLALGYKPDSVTFVAVLSACSRAGMVVKGRRYFDRMKLDYCIVPGLEHYACIVDLLGRAGHLDEAYDFIGNMPLKPNDDVWGALLGACRIHQNIQLGELVAEHLYDLKPKKAGYYVLMSNIYAAAGRWDGVEKVRAIMKGKGATKMPGYAWIEIKKKVHAFLVEDRAHAQSAEIYKTLEDLAGQMKEAGYVPNTNFVLQDVEEEEKEHILCSHSEKLALAFGLMNIKCPGTSIRIIKNLRICGDCHHAMKFISRIVEREIIIRDLSRFHHFKNGECSCGNYW; this is encoded by the coding sequence ATGCATTCATACTTTAAGCTGTTtcaaacatgctccaatatcaaaCAGTTGCAGCAAATCCATGCCCACATTATTGTGAGGGGACTCGCCGAAAATAAAATATTGGGTTCTAGGCTTATAAGCGCGTATGGAAAGCGGCAGAGTGTAGATTATGCACGCCTGGTTTTTGACAGAATTCCCAAAGAAAGCGTATTTTTATGGAATTCAATGATTACTGGGTATTCCAAGAACGGGTTTTGGGACAAAACCCTGGAGCTCTTTTGCCAAATGCAGAATGAACAAGAAGCAGACCATTTTACATTCGCTTGCGTTCTCAAAGCATGCGCTGCAATTTCTGCTCTGCAGAAAGGCAGGGAAGTTCATGTTCGTGCAATAACATGTGGATTGGAATCCCATCTGTTTACAGCGAATGCCCTTATTACCATGTATGCGAAATGCAGGCGTGTGGAAGATGCAcgcaaattgtttgacaaaatgtgtCCATCCGAAAGAGATACGGTGTCCTGGAACTCTATGGTTGGAGGTTATGTGCAGAATGGGAAGGGAATCAAGGCTTTGGAGTTGTACATTCAAATGAAGACGAGGATCGAACCAGATGCAGTCATATTCATAAGCCTTCTTCCAATCTTTTCAGATGTCAATAAGGGTAAGGAGATTCATGCTTGCATACTCAGTAGTGGACTGCATTTGAATTTACAAGTGGGGAACGCACTTGTAGCAATGTATGCTAAATGCGGCATTATTGAGTGCGCGCTCAAAGTGTTTGACGGAATGATTGAAAAAGATGTCGTATCATGGACTGCAATGATCACAGGATATGTCCAGAATGGACAGAGTGGGGAAGCCTTAAAGTTGTTCCACAAAATGCAGCTGGCAGGGTTCAAGCCAAATGCTGTTACTATCATAAATGTTCTTCCAGCTTGCACCGCCCTAGTAGCTCTTCAACAAGGCAAGGAAGTACATAATTCAGTTATAAGAAATGGGTTTGAATTGGATGTTTTCGTGGTCAgtaccctgatagacatgtatgcCAAATGTGGGAGTTTGAAGATTGCACTTCACTTATTTAACACAATGGCGCATAAAGATCCGGCCTTGTGGACCGCAATGATTTCTAGCTATAGTATAAATGGGTGTGCTGATGAGGCAATTATGCTTTTCGATCGAATGCTTGCTTTAGGATATAAGCCGGACAGTGTCACCTTTGTCGCTGTTCTATCTGCTTGCAGTCGTGCAGGCATGGTAGTGAAAGGCCGGCGTTACTTTGATAGGATGAAACTAGATTATTGCATTGTACCTGGGTTGGAGCACTATGCATGCATTGTAGACCTTCTTGGTCGAGCAGGGCACTTGGACGAGGCATATGATTTCATTGGCAATATGCCGTTAAAACCAAATGATGATGTGTGGGGTGCCTTGCTTGGTGCCTGCAGAATTCATCAAAATATACAGTTGGGAGAGCTTGTAGCAGAACATCTCTATGACCTGAAACCTAAGAAGGCTGGCTATTATGTTCTGATGTCAAATATCTATGCTGCAGCTGGAAGGTGGGATGGTGTAGAAAAGGTAAGAGCAATAATGAAAGGCAAGGGGGCGACAAAGATGCCAGGATATGCCTGGATTGAGATCAAGAAAAAGGTTCATGCATTCCTTGTAGAGGACAGAGCACATGCACAATCAGCAGAAATTTATAAAACATTAGAGGATTTGGCCGGGCAAATGAAAGAGGCAGGATATGTGCCCAATACAAACTTTGTGTTGCAAGATGTGGAGGAGGAAGAAAAGGAGCATATCCTATGTAGTCATAGTGAGAAGCTGGCTCTTGCTTTTGGGCTTATGAATATTAAATGCCCTGGTACATCTATCCGAATCATAAAGAATCTTCGCATTTGTGGTGATTGCCACCATGCCATGAAGTTTATCTCCAGAATTGTTGAACGAGAAATAATTATTAGAGACTTGAGTCGCTTTCATCATTTCAAGAATGGGGAATGTTCTTGTGGAAATTACTGGTGA